A section of the Amblyomma americanum isolate KBUSLIRL-KWMA chromosome 2, ASM5285725v1, whole genome shotgun sequence genome encodes:
- the LOC144119475 gene encoding uncharacterized protein LOC144119475: MSDKAPSTIKELAKALNELSALFDAKHVELKDTVKTVIETELQSLKESMSLINEKFEGFRLEMVEMRKELAVTKAENEAIRSTNAHLTSELKKVRRELTDMQQYSRRNNLEIKGVPVVADENLISTMKTISVCLNTEVVESDIEVIHRVPTKKKDEQNIIVKFFSRTVRDKILKVAKKQRLNVSQLGFEGNTPVFVNEHLCPANKVLLGMAVKAKKEKKWKFTWVSDGKILMRKVENSHVLHVTSAEDLRQVL; encoded by the exons ATGTCTGATAAAGCGCCGTCAACGATCAAGGAACTAGCAAAGGCCCTGAATGAGTTATCCGCTCTTTTTGATGCCAAGCATGTAGAACTGAAAGATACGGTGAAAACGGTGATTGAAACAGAGTTACAATCGCTGAAAGAATCTATGAGCTTGATCAATGAAAAGTTCGAGGGTTTCAGATTGGAAATGGTGGAGATGAGGAAAGAACTTGCTGTCACTAAAGCAGAAAATGAGGCAATAAGGAGTACTAACGCCCATTTGACATCAGAATTAAAGAAAGTCAGGAGAGAGTTGACTGATATGCAACAATACAGTCGCCGAAATAACCTGGAGATAAAGGGTGTTCCTGTGGTTGCGGACGAGAACCTCATCTCCACCATGAAAACGATTTCtg tatgcctGAACACTGAAGTGGTCGAGTCTGACATTGAAGTTATTCATCGTGTACCTACAAAGAAAAAAGATGAACAGAACATAATTGTCAAATTTTTTTCCCGTACAGTGCGGGATAAAATTCTGAAAGttgcaaagaagcaaaggcttaatGTTTCTCAGTTGGGTTTTGAAGGCAATACGCCCGTTTTTGTGAATGAGCACTTATGTCCTGCTAATAAAGTATTGCTGGGAATGGCGGTGAAAGCAAAGAAGGAGAAAAAATGGAAGTTCACGTGGGTGTCAGACGGAAAAATTTTGATGCGCAAAGTTGAAAACTCACATGTTCTTCACGTGACAAGTGCAGAAGACTTGCGACAAGTTCTCTAA